TATGCTATTTTTCAGTTGTATGTAACTTCGAGATGCATTAGAGGTTGCATGAGTATGCGTTTTGATTCTGATTATGtggtcttttttttttctttaataagATAATCAGATATGATAAAACTGGCTGTATGTGATACTGTTTGGTTGTGCTACATGTGAACCTATAATGACATAGTGAGGTACAATAAAACAGATTTTATAAGATACTGTTTGGTTTTGCTATGTGTGACGTTCAAATGGGGCCATCAGTTTCTCAATTCGTCATATTGGGTGCAAAAGAAaggattaatatgttatattaaattcTAATCTATAGGTACTTAGTTATGAAACCGAAAATTTTATCCTACATAGTCAGACGATTACAAGCAAAAAACAATATATGTATTCACCAAATATTAATCCCAGATAAATAATTTCATAACGCAGACCCAAACACCCTCTTAACGGAGATTGTGATTTTATCCTACATAGTCAGACGATTACAAGCAAAAAACAATATATGTATTCACCAAATATTAATCCCAGATAAATAATTTCATAACGCAAACCCAAACACCCTCTTAACGGAGATTGTGATTTTCTTTCGGAATATATACGTTTGACACCAAATAGCAATACCTGGTTTCTCTGCATTTTCACTTCATCCAATCACCATTTTTTCATGTAACTGGCAGGCACATCAACTATTCAACCAGTGCCCCTTGAGACTGAAGCAGAGGTTGTTCCTAACAACGAGGAGAATATTCCCGATCCCGATAATGAGGAAAGATGAACTCACATCTACCATAATTCCTGATCTTTCAAGTATGTTTGGCATGTCCGTTTCATAATATAACCTATGATCAGAGATGGCAAAATGGGCGGGTTGGGTTGTGTTGGTTTTGTCAGGCTGAACTGAACCATCTTTTGTCTCATCTCTTTAAATTGACCTCTTTGCAGAAATGATATATCATTGTTAGTTGACTTTTCATTGGACTCTACAGGCTCATGGCTTCATGTTGTAGATATTTATAGAAGACTAAAATGCTGTGAAAGGATCTGTGGATTGAAGAAATGGAAGCAAACTTGTTTGTACAGTTGAGCCATAAATGGTGGTCACTTGAGGGCTGGGTTTGGTCACTGCACTTTCATAAAAAACATAATATAAGGCCCAAGTATCAATGTATCATCTTATTTATGATCTGTACCTTCTTATAATGTTCTCATTAAAACTTGTAAGGTCCTGTTAACTATTTATTTCTTCAACTTATTAAATAATAGAATATCATGTTGGTACGGACACACACATCTTGCAGGAACAAACTACATGTTTCACACTAAATGTTATGACGCTCATTCCTCTAGCATAATTGCTTGACGATACAATCATCATTGTAGTGTATAAGTTGCCTTGTACTTCGTATAATACGTTGATACTTGCGTGGAAGTCATCAAATCGAATTGATACAATATAGGTGATTCGAAGCTGCAAAGAGCATTTATTCTTAATGGCTTATTGCACTCTCAAGATCAACAACACtacaaatactattattattattataaatatacacAAGATATGATCACATAACTGATAGAATGTTACCGATTTATATGATTTCAAAGCAGCCACAGCTCTCAGTTGTCCGCTGTCTACCAATGCCTTTTTTGAGGAGTTTTCTACAAGCCCTGCTTCATCCAGTGGCGGAAAACATCATAGGGCAGGGGGCACGTCAATTTTAAATTTCTATGCTTTTCCAGACTTAaaatttcgatttttttttttttttttgaatccagtggatttgaaattttcaagcttaaaatttgATTTTGCTCCCAAAAGCCTTCATATTTTATCCAAATTGCCCCCAACCCaatttttttttgcccccagtgaattttttttttatgttttcgccACTGGCTCCACCCTTATATCGCTGGAACACGGATTCAATCACCTGTATTGTTTAGAAAATGGGGTGCTTAGAAAGGTAAAAttgagacccatttgacccatatcTGAAATGACCCGTTATTTAACCCATCCATTTTACCACAATCAATTTATTTTTGGGTAAAGGGTTTCACCCGGTAAATATTATttatgaaaaataataaaaaatacagATAAGAACAACGACCACAAGCACGCCTTGCGGCCTCACAAACAACCAAACACCTAGCTAAACCTAAACATCAAACATAGGACTAGCAAAACCAGAAAGAAAAAAAACAACGACACACCATTAAGGACACGAGACATTAATGTTTTCATTAAAGCCAACCCGATTTCATGCCAAATGGGGCCGTAACTTTAACAATCAATTTATCAATGAATGGTAAATGTGATTCTATTTAAAGTATAGAAAGTAACTACAATTCTTACTTCTTGGATTGTAACTCGTAACTAATTACTAATCAATAAGATATAATACAAACTCACATTTCTTTTAGTGTAAACAATTATTAGTAACACCAAGAGAAATCATCCTCTGTAAATCTCAAAACGTCAAGTACACCAATAATATCTTCTATTCTCGTATGAGAAATTCGGCCAACAGTGAATTTCGTTACACTCCCGTTAACCTCAATTAAACTATGACCCGTTCCTTCTTCATCGAACTGTCTTTCAACTGTTTTCTAGCCTCTGCTACACCATCCCACAAACTCTCCGAAGCATATAAATTCGATAATAACACGTACGGCGAAGTggaaactttttgaatcttcaggAAACGTTCAGCTGTGCGCTTGCCTATAACAAGATCACTGTGCACTCGACAAGCGGACAGTAAGCATCCATGAACAACAGGATCATGTTCAAAAGAGTATCTTTCCATATACTCTTCTGCCTCTTTAACTTTTCGAGCTCTACCTAATAAGTCAACTATGCAAGAAACATGGTCAACGTTGGGAGTAATCCCGTACGTTTCCTGCATACTTTGGAAGTAAAACTTACCCTCATCGACTAGCCCCGTGTGATTTAAAGCTGCTAGAAGTGCAACAAATGTAACCAAATCAGGCTTCACGTGTAAGTCCTTCATTCGATTAAATAATTCAATAGCTCGTTTCCCTAATCCATGGTTAGCGAAACCAGCCATGAGCGTATTCCACGAAACAAGATTATGTGTTCTCATAAGGTTAAAAGTAGTAACCGCGTGTTTAATAGAACCACATTTGGCAATTCATAGTATAATTGTACGACAATCAGCACCTGATTGGCTTCCGTTTGCTCCTGGTTCATCTTATTGGGTTCCGCCTCGTAGGCATAGACATCATGAATCAAAGGGGGGGATTGTTAGTTTGCTTAAAAAGTTTACCAAACCCTTGACTGATGAAGAATCAATGGCGGTCTCTTCGTCTCGTGGTTGGCCCTCTTCAGTTCATTTCATTGAAGGTATATATCATCGACATCATTTTGTATGTGGTTTATCATTTTTTGTTTCAAATTTGTTCTTAATTATAGAAAGTTTGCAACTTTATAGTGAATTTAACATTTGCGTGTGCAAATTTAAGCTCTTTGTATCTATTTTTAACTATTTGTGTATCAATTGACGAATCTTGATAATGGGTTCTTCAGATAAAAAATTACTCAGATGGAAATAACATTACTGAGAAGGGTATAAACGAAGTAATTAGGTATTCTAAAAAAGGTCAGAATCGTAGCTTAGAAATTTTAGTTGTCCAGTTGTAATCGGTAAGCTTTTAAGGACTCAAACCAACATTGATGAATTCTGATTATGTGTTTGAAATATTTTATCTAGTCCTTCTAGCTAGAATTTGTGTTTGTAAGTCTTCTATGAAGTTATTACGTTCTTGTGTTAGGAGTAAGCtatgtgctttttttttttttttttttttttttttttttttttttatgtttgttGCAAGTAAGAGGGGCAGTTGGTGAAAGGTGAAGATTGTGTGACATGGTGATTTGGATAGGAAACTAGAAATatgatttatcatttattattaagaaCACTATTTTGGTCACCAAACTGAACCAAAAGTATTTTGTGTAATATATTACATCCAACCAAAAATTTAGTTATCCTTTTCGTGTGCCTTCTTTGTTCCCATACCTAATGGGCCAGACTCAAGAGACGGTTACAGTTGGGGGCTGTGGACAGGAGTATCACACCATCTCTAATAGGGTCATTTAAAACGCCATGCCCCATGTACAAAGGTCCAACAGCCTAGGTCCTAAAATTGAAGACGTAAGTCGGATTGAACCCTAAGCCCGGCAAGCCTATTTGGTCAAGTGTTTTGTGTTAATCAGTAAGGCTGTAAATATTGTTATTTTCAAACCAGAGCTAGGAAATGATCACTTTTTAAGTTAAAGGTATGTGGCATTTGAGAACACAAGGTGGGGTTATGTGCAGCTTATTATATCAGTTCTTATGGTAAATTAATATAATACATGTAAATGAAGGTACCATCTACACCGATATGCTGTTGTATGTAGCTTCAAGATGTATTAGAGGTTCCATGAGTATGCGTTTTGATACTGATTATGTGATCTTTTTTTCTTTTATAATATAATCAGATATATGATAAAACAGTCTGTATGTGATACTGTTTGGTTGTGCTACATGTGAAGGTTTAATGAGATAGTAAGGTATGATGAAACAGAATCTATGAGATACTGTTTGGTTTTGCTACGTGTAACGTTCAAACGGGGCATCAGTACCTCAATTTGTCTAATTGGGTgcaaaagttaattaatatgtttatcTTAAATTTTCAAGACAAAATTACAAAAATGGTACCTGATGTTTGCTCCTAATTTCGGCTGTTGTACTAACGTTTGATTTTTTCATGGATGATACTAATGTTTCATTTCGTTTCAAAAATGGTACCTGGCTCAAACGGACGTTGTTGCTAATCTGTTAACCTGTATCACGTTATTGTCACACGAGGGTATTTTCGTCACATGATCAATTTATCCCCTATTTAATACCCAAACGCCACCCCTTATACCCTGTATCGGTGCAACAATTTTAGGGTTCATATTTTAGGGTTGAAATTGAAATCCAAGTTCAATATTCCAAATTCGTCATGGTTAATTGCTTCTGTGGTCAAATGGCATCACAACAGACATCATGGACAAATCAAAATCCTGGTCGCCGATACTTTAATTGCCACTATGAGACATTTCACTTAATTTTGAGTATTTTCTTCAACTAATGTTAGGGTTATTTGTGTACAGGGATCGAATTGCAGGTTTTTTCAGTGGTTAGACCCACCCATGTGTGAAAGATCTAGAATGATAATACCAGGCTTGTTAAGAAGAATTAACCATCTTCAAGCTGAAGTTTCGATTGCAAAGAGCGAAACGAGGAAGATGAAGATGTCGTTAATTGTTGTTTGTTTAGCATTAGTGTTTCATGTTTTCATGAGTTAGAGTAGGTATGTTGAACACAAGAATATGACCTAATGGAGCTGTATTTTGGTGTGTATCTGTAGCATTTTCTTTTGTTGAATGAAAAAATCATGTTTCTTGTATctagtttattttgttaaaaagacatTAAACATGGCCAGACAAGGTTACAATGCAAATACAACACACATACATGGTTCAACATTCAAAGTACCAAAAGACAAGAGTTTAACTCAACAGTTTAACACGTGAATAAAAAACAAACATAATATTCAAAAGACTACATAGTACCAAAGTTAAAACACAAACATCACTACTCAAAACCTAGATACCATGATTACATACATGGTTGCAAAAGACAACATAATGTTCAAAAGACAACATAATATTCAAAACATCACTACATAAAACCTAAACCTTGGCTTTCTTCTGCTTATTTCCACTTCCAGATGTGTTATTGGTCCTCTTTGCCCCACTTGTTTCAACGGCTGGTCCACAAGTACGCTTGTTATGCCCATATTCCTTGCACTTACTACAACGACCCTTTGATCCTTTCTTTGACAACTTTCCACATGTATCCAAGGTTGACTTTTCATCAATCCCTTTCCTCCTATTCTTTTTTGGACGGCCTGCAGTAGCAATCTTTAGTGGTGGTAGCATCTTAGTTGGTACACTTGACTTTGGCCACAAATCTTTCCCATTCAATGGTTCAATGGTAAACATGTAAGTCTTTTTCCATGTGTCTAAACTATGAACTGGATGCACCCATGACTCAGGATTACCAACACTATTATCATTTTCAGCCATATCCCACAAGACAGCTACAACATGCTTACAAGGAAAACCAGTTAGTTCCCATCTCCTACATGCACATGTTTTGCGTTCCATATCAACAATACACTGATCATTATGCAATCCATTTACTTGATACCTTTGACTTCCACCCCAAAGTACAGTACACTTTGATGCCTCTTTCTTAATAACATCAAATACCTTTGTTGCAGAAGGGGTTAGTGGTCCATCAGATGTGTCAATTTTCTTGATCACATTAACAATTCTCTTCATCATGTATTCCCTGATAAATTCCAAGCAAGTAATGATAGGTTTGTCCCTAGCATCTACCAACCATCTATTCAAAACTTCACACATATTACTCAACATTACATCTGATACAACCCTACCTGCAATGATGGATATGTATTTAGACAAGTTATCCATTAAATGTAAATTAACTATACTTCAACAATAAATACCTGTGAAATGGCTTTTCGTCCAGTGTTGTGGTTGAATTTTAGACAAGTACTCCCAACAACCTTCATTAAATGCCTTCAATTCTAGCATATTTTTTTCAAATTCTGGAACTGTGGTAGCAAGTGCACATTTCCACAGATGTTGTTTATAAGCTTGACCATTGCATTTCTTTTTCACATTTTCATGAAGATGCTTTAAACAGTATATGTGCTCTGCACATGGGAAAATCCCCTCAACAGCTTGTATAAGTCCCTTCAAACAATACAAGACACATAAGTAAGTTAAATTGTGAGTAACATCAGATTATATATTGACACCAAGATTAAGTTATTAGAGTTTAAAATTACCTTCTGTCGATCACTGATGAAAGTAAAGTTACTTTGCCTAGTTAAATTTAAGTCATCACCTAAACAGTTTAAGAACCACCTCCAAGATTTGTAGCTTTCTGATTCAACTATGGCATATGCTAGTGAATAAATTCCATTATTTGAATCCACTCCCACTGCTTTTAAAACCTGACCACTTGATGGTTCTTTTATAAAAGCCCCATCTAAACCAAGTAGATCTCTTCCCAAAGCCTGGAAACCTTTCTTAAGTGGTCCTAAACAGATGTAAACTCTCTTGAAGATTCTAGTAGGTAAGCTTGGATCACAACTTTCAGTTTCCACTACCACTGTAGTACCAGGATGACACCTTTTTAGCTCTTCTAAATAATCCCTTAGATAAAGAAACTGTTTAGACAAAGTCTCCCTGTGTGACGAtctgaaaatttccgaccaaatttaaacttaatctttatatgtttccgacacgataagcaaagtctgtaaagttgagtcccaaaatttttgaactgtttcatgaaatcatttgacctttaactactcccgacgattcacgaacaattgtgtataacaaatatgtaaacatatatatatatatatatatatatatatatatatatatatatatatatatatatatatatatatatatatataaatttagatataaatatatatatatatatataatattttgaattaataaaatacttatagtcaattagaattaaaaatgtaaaataataaataaaataattaagtaactattaaaaagaatatatatatatatatatatatatatatatatatatatatatatatatatatatatatatatatatatatatatatatatatatatatatatatatatatatatatgattgctatcaataattattatattgtaattaaatattcaataaatgttatcatgtaagatatgatataattattaaatattacataattaataaatgttaatattaatatattaaatgtaaatacaagtttaattctagttattattacattcattattattattaatattaatattagtattattaatattattaaaattataatactgaaatttgatacatttgaattattgttattattgttaatatcatcattattacaaCTAATAGTAAAGTTATAATGTTAGTattctattattgttaatatttgtactagtattttattaataacattatcaatgttattattaatattactatgaacattatcattaataattattattatcagtaatactattatttatttgttattttattaataaaatcattattaatattattagtattattattaaattaattaattattaattattaattataagaattattgatattattatcattattattaattgtattattattattataattattaaagtttgggttttaaaagtcaaacattcGGTTCTTCACAAAATTCGACTTCCTGTTATTGTTTTAAGTCCAATTAATGATTTCAAAAGTTTCCATGAGTGATTTATAACCCTCTCGTGTAGAGATCAGAACCTAAAACGATCTAAATTTTAAAATTAGcaattgtgttttttttttttttgtcgaacAGCAACTGCTGTTCtgaatgatttttttattttttgcgtTTGTTAAATGAGTATCTCAACTTACAAATCGTTTATAAATCAATTTCACATTTTAAAATGAACGAATTGTAGTTCTATTGGTTAAACTGGATCCCTGGTCGACTTGAaagtttgaagaagaagaagttattaaaatacgggttatatataaatTGGTTCTGTGTTAAAGCACAAAAGCATGATGGATCAGATGGTTGGGTAtgatgcgggtgagcgagaggtctcggattcgagcccggtctgggcaattgtttttagaaaagctttttaataggggtatacacttttattttcatttttaatattattattattattattattattattattattattattattattattattattattattaatctgattattattattgttgtattattattagtattaaaattattattattgtcatcattattactaatacaagtaataaatattattacttataattacaaaaatgagtaatattagtaatattgttaatataagtattagtattattattaagtaatagtattattattattagtattattatcattaagtattatgaatatcatttaatattattactatcaatattattattgttattattattagtattataattattttagaacttattatcataactatcaaattttattaatgttatcattaaaattatcagtattattattattagtaatatcaatatcattattattaaaagtattatgattatgaaaataaaagttttttttaaagatagtattattaagattataagtatatatataaattaatggatttaaaaactatggataaaattatgatttaagtgaattactaattagtaatatcattatattattactaacactaccataaataataattagtattatcaatattattatcatttttattattactagtatcattattattattaaaataactattagatatataaaactatatgtaatatatataacataaccaaagttatcatttttatatacaaaaagaatatatgagacatatatatattattaatataaaaatgatatagttaataaattataaatataaacttattcgattacgattatgtgtattgatatatatatacaaatgatataggttcgtgaatccaaggccaaccctacacttgttcagtgccgtcatatgtatttttactacgaaatacattatcgtgagttcatttgatccccttttaattaaatgcttttgcaatatatatttttgggactgagaatacttgaaatgcttttataaatgtttgacacgatatgacacaagcaaaacatttctctaatgaattattatacagacagaagttctgtaagttattatatcaaatattttccatgattattatagcttggtaacctaagaattagggaaatgacccctaatcgacgcgaatcctaaaggtagctaccgggtttaacatgaaatgtctcgttcatattgattataaacgttctatattaattgatttcgtcgcgaggttttgacctctatatgagacgtttttcaaagactgcattcatttttaaaacaaccataacctttattttatctataaaggtttaaaaagcattacgtagattatcaaataaagataatttaaaatataccgtttacacacgaccattacataatggtttacaataagaatatattacatcaaaaataagtttcttgaatgcagtttttacataatatcatacaagcatggactccaaatcttgtcctcattttagtatgcaacagcggaagctcttaataatcacatgagaataaacatgcttaaaacgtcaacaaaaatgttgatgagttataggtttaacctatatattatcaaatcataataatagaccacaagatttcatatttcaatatacatcccatacatagagataaaaatcattcatatggtgaacacctggtaactgacattaacaagatgtatataagaatatcccctatcattccgggaaatccttcggacgtgataaaaacgaattcgaagtactaaagcatccggtactttggatggggttcattaggcccaatagatctatctttaggattcgcgtcaattagtatatcggt
This genomic window from Rutidosis leptorrhynchoides isolate AG116_Rl617_1_P2 chromosome 2, CSIRO_AGI_Rlap_v1, whole genome shotgun sequence contains:
- the LOC139887754 gene encoding pentatricopeptide repeat-containing protein At3g29230-like encodes the protein MAGFANHGLGKRAIELFNRMKDLHVKPDLVTFVALLAALNHTGLVDEGKFYFQSMQETYGITPNVDHVSCIVDLLGRARKVKEAEEYMERYSFEHDPVVHGCLLSACRVHSDLVIGKRTAERFLKIQKVSTSPYVLLSNLYASESLWDGVAEARKQLKDSSMKKERVIV